From one Neofelis nebulosa isolate mNeoNeb1 chromosome 4, mNeoNeb1.pri, whole genome shotgun sequence genomic stretch:
- the MKNK2 gene encoding MAP kinase-interacting serine/threonine-protein kinase 2, whose product MVQKKTAELQGFHRSFKGQNPFELAFSLDQTHLGETDLSLEHPARPDMPASQPIDIPDAKKRGKKKKRCRATDSFSGRFEDVYQLQEDVLGEGAHARVQTCVNLITNQEYAVKIIEKQPGHIRSRVFREVEMLYQCQGHRNVLELIEFFEEEDRFYLVFEKMRGGSILSHIHKRRHFNELEASVVVQDVASALDFLHNKGIAHRDLKPENILCEHPNQVSPVKICDFDLGSGIKLNGDCSPISTPELLTPCGSAEYMAPEVVEAFSEEASIYDKRCDLWSLGVILYILLSGYPPFVGHCGSDCGWDRGEACPACQNMLFESIQEGKYEFPEKDWAHISFAAKDLISKLLVRDAKQRLSAAQVLQHPWVQGYAPENTLPTPMVLQRNSCAKELTSFAAEAIAMNRQLAQREEDAAEEAEQGQPVVVRAARCLRLSPPSQSRLAQRRQRASLSAAPVVLVGDHA is encoded by the exons GGGCAGAACCCTTTCGAGCTGGCCTTCTCCCTAGACCAGACCCACCTCGGGGAGACCGACCTCAGCCTGGAGCATCCCGCCCGCCCTG ATATGCCCGCCAGCCAGCCCATCGACATCCCAGACGCCAAGAAGAGGGGCAAGAAGAAAAAGCGGTGCCGGGCCACCGACAGCTTCTCGGGCCGGTTCGAAG ATGTCTACCAGCTGCAAGAAGACGTGCTCGGGGAGGGTGCCCACGCCCGAGTGCAGACCTGCGTCAACCTCATCACTAACCAGGAATACGCCGTCAAG ATCATCGAGAAGCAGCCTGGCCACATTCGGAGCAGGGTTTTCCGGGAGGTGGAGATGCTGTATCAGTGCCAGGGACACAG GAATGTTCTAGAGCTGATAGAGTTCTTTGAGGAGGAGGATCGCTTCTACCTGGTGTTTGAGAAGATGCGGGGCG GCTCCATCCTGAGCCACATTCACAAGCGGCGGCACTTTAACGAGCTGGAGGCCAGCGTGGTCGTGCAGGACGTGGCCAGTGCCCTGGACTTCCTGCACAACAAAG GCATCGCACACAGGGACCTAAAGCCAGAAAACATCCTCTGCGAGCATCCCAACCAG GTGTCCCCTGTGAAGATCTGCGACTTCGATCTGGGCAGCGGCATCAAACTCAACGGGGACTGCTCCCCGATCTCCACTCCGGAGCTGCTCACCCCG TGCGGCTCAGCGGAGTACATGGCCCCCGAGGTGGTGGAGGCCTTCAGCGAGGAGGCCAGCATCTACGACAAACGCTGCGACCTCTGGAGCCTGGGTGTCATCCTCTACATCCTGCTCAGCGGCTACCCGCCTTTCGTGGGCCACTGCGGCAGCGACTGCGGCTGGGACCGCGGCGAGGCCTGCCCGGCCTGCCAG aacATGCTGTTTGAGAGCATCCAGGAGGGCAAGTATGAGTTTCCCGAGAAGGATTGGGCCCACATCTCCTTTGCTGCCAAAGACCTCATCTCAAAGCTCCTCGTCCGCGACGCCAAGCAGAGGCTGAGCGCCGCCCAAGTCCTGCAGCACCCCTGGGTGCAGGGG TACGCTCCAGAGAACACCCTGCCCACACCCATGGTCCTGCAGAG GAACAGCTGTGCCAAAGAGCTCACGTCATTTGCGGCTGAGGCCATCGCCATGAACCGGCAGCTGGCCCAGCGGGAGGAGGACGCGGCCGAGGAGGCGGAGCAGGGCCAGCCCGTGGTCGTCCGAGCTGCGCGCTGTCTGCGGCTGTCGCCGCCCTCCCAGAGCAGGCTGGCCCAGAGGCGACAGCGAGCCAGCCTGTCCGCGGCCCCCGTGGTCCTGGTGGGAGACCACGCgtga